A window of Mycolicibacterium fluoranthenivorans contains these coding sequences:
- a CDS encoding TDT family transporter, which produces MTTQQPRLGNFGPNWFASVMGTGIVATAGATLPIHLPGLRGFAEVVWVVAAALLVVLLVAVTVQWVRHPTVARSHARNPQMAHFYGAAPMALLTVGTGAILVGRDLIGERLAVDIDWVLWTAGTVGGLFTAMTIPFIMFTQIDVGPDAAFGGWLMPVVPPMVSAAAGALLIPHMVPGTGRTTMLYGCYAMFGLSLIAALIIISLIWSRLMHYGTSGTARVPTLWIVLGPLGQGITAAGLLGTNAVLAAPADVAAGMSVFAILFGVPVWGFAVLWISLATALTVRTLRRGMPFALTWWSLTFPVGTFVTGTTQLAVHTGLPAFEVAAVAAYVGLLCTWGLVAVRTARGSLAGSLFAPAAPGPIRASKEPKTSGK; this is translated from the coding sequence ATGACCACGCAGCAGCCACGGCTGGGAAATTTCGGGCCGAACTGGTTCGCATCGGTGATGGGGACGGGCATCGTTGCGACCGCGGGCGCGACATTACCGATTCATCTACCCGGACTGCGCGGCTTCGCCGAAGTGGTGTGGGTGGTGGCCGCGGCACTGCTGGTGGTACTGCTGGTGGCGGTGACGGTGCAATGGGTGCGCCACCCCACCGTGGCGCGCAGCCACGCGCGCAACCCGCAGATGGCCCATTTCTACGGCGCCGCCCCGATGGCGCTGCTCACCGTCGGCACCGGTGCCATCCTGGTCGGCCGTGACCTGATCGGTGAGCGGCTGGCCGTCGACATCGACTGGGTGCTGTGGACGGCGGGCACCGTGGGTGGGCTGTTCACCGCCATGACCATCCCCTTCATCATGTTCACCCAGATCGATGTGGGTCCCGACGCGGCCTTCGGCGGCTGGCTGATGCCGGTGGTGCCGCCGATGGTGTCGGCCGCCGCGGGTGCCCTGCTGATTCCGCACATGGTGCCGGGCACCGGTCGCACCACCATGCTCTACGGCTGTTACGCGATGTTCGGGCTGTCGCTGATCGCCGCGCTGATCATCATCAGCCTGATCTGGAGCCGACTGATGCACTACGGCACGTCCGGGACGGCGCGGGTGCCCACCTTGTGGATCGTGTTGGGGCCGCTCGGTCAGGGCATCACCGCGGCCGGGCTGCTGGGCACCAACGCCGTGCTGGCCGCCCCCGCCGACGTGGCGGCCGGGATGAGCGTGTTCGCGATCCTGTTCGGCGTTCCGGTGTGGGGCTTCGCGGTGTTGTGGATCTCGCTGGCCACCGCGCTGACCGTGCGCACCCTGCGCCGCGGGATGCCGTTCGCCCTGACCTGGTGGAGCCTGACCTTTCCGGTCGGCACCTTCGTCACCGGCACCACGCAGCTGGCCGTGCACACCGGGCTGCCGGCGTTCGAGGTGGCGGCCGTGGCGGCCTACGTCGGCTTGCTCTGCACCTGGGGCCTGGTGGCGGTGCGGACGGCCCGCGGGAGCCTGGCGGGCAGCCTGTTCGCGCCGGCCGCGCCGGGGCCGATCAGGGCTTCGAAGGAGCCCAAGACCAGCGGGAAATGA
- a CDS encoding TIGR03564 family F420-dependent LLM class oxidoreductase — translation MQVSLFGSLSGGGSPVDATVEYLARARDEGFRRVWMTQMPYEPDLLTVLAVAFREVDGIEVGTGVVPIQNQHPMQMAQRALTLNLIAGGRFILGLGMTHAAVTEGMWGIPWDKPVRRLNEYLDGLLPLLAGEPADAPGETVTTRGALQIAGAPRPDVYLAALGPQLLKIAGRRTEGTITWMTGPKTLGGHVGPALRAAAGERPVRVVAGLPVAVTDDVDGARARAAEQFAMYGHLPSYRAMLDREGYAGPADAALIGDEATVTARVEELKAAGVDEYVGVLFDASPEVRARTRALLRSLDSD, via the coding sequence ATGCAGGTAAGTCTGTTCGGGTCGTTGAGTGGCGGCGGTTCGCCGGTGGACGCCACCGTGGAATACCTCGCCCGGGCCCGCGATGAGGGGTTCCGGCGGGTCTGGATGACCCAGATGCCTTACGAGCCTGACCTTCTCACCGTGCTGGCCGTCGCCTTTCGGGAGGTCGACGGGATCGAGGTCGGCACCGGGGTGGTGCCCATCCAGAATCAGCACCCGATGCAGATGGCGCAGCGCGCGTTGACCCTGAACCTGATTGCCGGCGGGCGGTTCATCCTGGGACTGGGCATGACCCACGCCGCCGTCACCGAGGGCATGTGGGGCATCCCGTGGGACAAGCCGGTGCGTCGGCTCAATGAGTATCTCGACGGGTTGCTGCCGCTGCTGGCCGGCGAGCCCGCGGATGCGCCGGGGGAGACTGTGACCACCCGTGGCGCCCTGCAGATCGCCGGTGCCCCGCGCCCGGACGTCTACCTCGCCGCGCTGGGCCCACAACTGCTGAAGATCGCCGGGCGCCGCACCGAGGGCACCATCACCTGGATGACGGGTCCCAAGACCCTCGGTGGTCATGTCGGTCCGGCGTTGCGGGCCGCGGCCGGGGAGCGTCCGGTGCGCGTGGTGGCCGGATTGCCGGTGGCCGTCACCGATGACGTCGACGGTGCCCGCGCCCGGGCCGCCGAGCAGTTCGCGATGTACGGGCACCTGCCGTCGTACCGGGCGATGCTGGACCGCGAGGGTTATGCGGGTCCCGCCGACGCGGCCCTGATCGGGGACGAGGCGACCGTGACGGCCCGGGTCGAGGAGCTCAAGGCGGCCGGTGTCGACGAGTACGTGGGTGTGCTTTTCGATGCATCGCCGGAGGTCAGGGCCCGTACCCGGGCGCTGCTCCGGTCGCTGGATTCGGACTGA
- a CDS encoding helix-turn-helix domain-containing protein: MGEVIRIHPGIHPQREAPEPLWREVLGRRLRETRHEQGQRLVDVAARAGVSPQYLSEIERGRKEPSSEMIAAVCGALRTDLVRLLGGISADLSRPTRPVRGPMLMAA, encoded by the coding sequence ATGGGCGAGGTCATCCGTATCCATCCCGGTATCCACCCCCAGCGCGAGGCGCCGGAACCGCTGTGGCGTGAGGTCCTCGGCCGTCGGCTCCGCGAAACCCGCCATGAACAGGGGCAGCGTCTGGTCGATGTCGCCGCGCGGGCCGGCGTGTCACCGCAGTACCTCTCCGAGATCGAACGTGGCCGCAAGGAGCCGTCCAGCGAGATGATCGCCGCGGTGTGCGGGGCGTTGCGCACGGACCTGGTCCGGCTACTCGGTGGCATCTCGGCAGATCTCAGTCGCCCCACCCGGCCTGTGCGCGGCCCGATGTTGATGGCGGCCTAG
- a CDS encoding ClpP family protease, protein MSTYTIPNVVARTSGGERIMDVYSHLLSERIVYLGTAIDPGVANALIAQLLHLEADNPEQEIALYINSEGGDLSAMLAVYDTMRFIKAPVATTCIGQAVAAGAVLLAAGAPGRRAVLPHTRVVLHQPAAQGRGTIPDLILQADEVARVRGQLEAILARHTGRSTEQLRHDTDRDRVFDAHAAVAYGLADRVLDQRNP, encoded by the coding sequence ATGAGCACCTACACCATCCCCAACGTGGTCGCCCGTACCAGCGGTGGCGAGCGCATCATGGACGTCTACTCACACCTGCTCAGCGAGCGCATCGTCTACCTCGGCACCGCGATCGACCCGGGCGTCGCGAACGCGCTCATCGCGCAGCTGCTGCACCTGGAGGCCGACAACCCCGAGCAGGAGATCGCGCTCTACATCAATTCCGAAGGCGGCGACCTGTCGGCGATGCTGGCGGTATACGACACCATGCGGTTCATCAAGGCACCGGTGGCGACGACGTGTATCGGTCAGGCCGTCGCCGCCGGGGCGGTACTGCTGGCCGCCGGTGCACCGGGCCGCCGGGCGGTACTGCCACACACCAGAGTGGTGCTGCACCAGCCCGCCGCGCAGGGCCGCGGCACCATTCCCGATCTCATCCTGCAAGCCGACGAGGTGGCGCGGGTGCGCGGCCAGCTGGAAGCCATCCTGGCGCGGCACACCGGGCGCAGCACCGAACAGCTACGGCACGACACCGATCGCGATCGGGTGTTCGACGCCCACGCAGCCGTCGCCTACGGCCTGGCCGACCGCGTCCTGGACCAGCGAAACCCCTAG
- a CDS encoding ClpP family protease, which produces MTEKPPLFSRQLREDLYRKRVLVLDGALDDDNGTVLVTQFLTLAADSGDDIWLWIHSPGGSVPAMLAIRDVMRLVPADVGTLALGLACSAGQFLLSAGTPGKRFALPHARILMHQGSAGIAGSAVEVEVQADDLRYTRDTVLGLIAADTGQEIDRIFTDSLHDRWFTAEQAREYGFIDHIVGDFTQIAPNQRQQLGIHA; this is translated from the coding sequence ATGACAGAGAAGCCACCGCTGTTCAGCAGACAACTACGCGAAGACCTGTACCGCAAGAGAGTTCTCGTACTCGACGGCGCACTCGACGATGACAACGGGACCGTGCTGGTCACCCAGTTCCTGACGCTGGCCGCCGACTCCGGCGACGATATCTGGTTGTGGATCCACTCCCCCGGCGGATCGGTGCCGGCCATGCTGGCCATCCGCGACGTGATGCGGCTGGTCCCCGCGGATGTGGGCACGCTTGCTCTCGGATTGGCGTGCAGCGCCGGGCAATTCCTGTTGTCCGCGGGCACGCCGGGGAAACGCTTCGCGTTGCCGCACGCGCGCATCCTGATGCACCAGGGATCAGCGGGGATCGCCGGGTCGGCGGTCGAGGTGGAAGTCCAGGCCGACGATCTGCGATATACCCGCGACACCGTGCTCGGCCTCATCGCCGCGGACACCGGTCAGGAGATCGACCGGATCTTCACCGACTCGCTGCACGACCGCTGGTTCACCGCCGAGCAGGCGCGGGAGTACGGATTCATCGACCACATCGTCGGCGACTTCACCCAGATAGCGCCGAATCAGAGGCAGCAGTTGGGAATTCACGCATGA
- a CDS encoding RsiV family protein, with amino-acid sequence MTRLITAWAALLIGAITFGAPASAQPIRSCADLGGSVEAARICRIKAESDTYAIDISYSLDYPDQQSLTDYITTNKDDFIAFVGSIPRRDRTYDRGITPHSYASRSTASVVLEVYGDTGAHPVTSFHAFNYDLGTHAPITFGTAFTPGAVGALDPIVQREMERRWVGYLDPAPHNTLGARVYQDFALTDDAVIFYIGQGMWLPEVAGPQRVSISRSELASVLI; translated from the coding sequence GTGACCCGGCTCATCACGGCATGGGCCGCGCTTCTTATCGGCGCCATCACCTTCGGTGCCCCCGCCTCGGCGCAGCCGATACGCAGTTGCGCAGACCTGGGCGGGTCCGTCGAGGCCGCTCGAATCTGCCGCATCAAGGCCGAAAGCGACACGTACGCAATCGATATCAGCTATTCGCTGGACTACCCCGACCAGCAGTCGCTGACCGACTACATCACCACGAATAAGGACGATTTCATTGCTTTCGTCGGGTCCATCCCGCGGCGGGACCGCACGTACGACCGCGGCATCACCCCGCATTCGTACGCATCGCGCTCGACGGCGAGCGTCGTGCTCGAGGTGTACGGCGACACCGGCGCCCACCCGGTGACGTCGTTCCACGCGTTCAACTACGACCTCGGCACGCACGCACCGATCACGTTCGGCACCGCATTCACACCAGGCGCCGTCGGCGCGCTCGACCCGATCGTGCAACGCGAGATGGAGAGGCGTTGGGTCGGCTACCTGGACCCGGCACCGCACAACACCCTGGGCGCCAGGGTGTATCAGGACTTCGCGCTCACCGACGACGCGGTGATCTTCTACATCGGCCAAGGCATGTGGCTGCCGGAGGTCGCGGGCCCGCAGCGGGTGTCGATCTCCCGCAGCGAACTGGCATCGGTATTGATCTGA
- a CDS encoding DUF1361 domain-containing protein encodes MLHARRAILLVSLAATTALTVVLGVTDPEAPLSYPSRFLIWNLFLAWIPMVAAVAFASVRRGIWLLPLGVLWLAFLPNSPYLVTDLVHLGDDVELWRHILQYGFAAWTGIVLGVVSMRLVHNRVERQFGAAAGWFLVIVSVGLCAVGVVIGRFQRWNSWDLVTRPDAVVAGTLEWVRSPLAYVQSTGVAVAVAVFFGLAYLTIWALDGLDSD; translated from the coding sequence ATGCTGCATGCCCGACGCGCCATCCTGCTCGTCTCCCTGGCCGCCACCACCGCGCTGACCGTGGTGCTGGGTGTGACGGATCCCGAGGCGCCGCTGTCCTATCCCTCGCGGTTCCTGATCTGGAATCTGTTCCTGGCGTGGATCCCGATGGTGGCCGCGGTCGCCTTCGCCAGTGTGCGGCGCGGGATCTGGCTGCTGCCGCTGGGCGTGCTGTGGCTGGCATTCCTGCCGAACTCGCCCTATCTGGTGACCGATCTGGTGCACCTGGGTGATGATGTCGAGCTGTGGCGGCACATCCTGCAGTACGGATTCGCGGCGTGGACGGGCATCGTCCTCGGTGTGGTATCGATGCGGCTGGTGCACAATCGCGTCGAGAGGCAGTTCGGCGCGGCCGCCGGGTGGTTTCTGGTCATCGTGTCGGTGGGGTTGTGCGCTGTCGGCGTGGTGATCGGGCGGTTCCAGCGGTGGAACTCGTGGGATCTGGTCACGCGGCCGGACGCGGTGGTGGCAGGGACGCTGGAATGGGTGCGCTCACCGCTGGCGTACGTGCAATCGACGGGCGTGGCAGTGGCGGTCGCTGTGTTCTTCGGCCTGGCCTACCTCACGATCTGGGCGCTGGACGGCCTCGACTCGGACTGA
- a CDS encoding acyl-CoA dehydrogenase: MGHYKSNVRDQVFTLFDVLGLDKALGAGSFSDLDADTAKEMISEMARLAEGPVAESFADGDRNPPVFDPKTHTVKLPESFKKSVKVTIEGGWNKVSLDEELGGVPAPKALLWALNEHILGANPAVWMYAGGSAFAQIFAHNGTEEQKKWAVIAAERDWGATMVLTEPDAGSDVGAGRTKAVKQEDGSWHIDGVKRFITSAEADDMFENIFHLVLARPEGAGPGTKGLSLFFVPKYHFDFETGELGERNGVYVTNVEHKMGLKVSATCELTFGQHDKPAVGWLVGEVHNGIAQMFDVIEQARMMVGTKAIATLSTGYLNALEYAKERVQGADLTQMTDKTAPRVTITHHPDVRRSLMTQKSYAEGMRALYLYTATFQDDEVAQALHGVDADLALRVNDLLLPIVKGYGSEQAYAKLTESLQTFGGSGFLQDYPIEQYIRDAKIDSLYEGTTAIQAQDFFFRKIIRDKGQALSYVAGQIDTFIKNESGNGRLKAERALLATALEDVQGMAATLTGYLMAAQEDAASIYKVGLGSVRFLLSVGDLMVGWLLQREAAVAIERLDAGATGEEKAFLDGKVAAASFFAKNFLPLLTSTRTVLDGIDNEVMELSEASF; encoded by the coding sequence GTGGGCCACTACAAGAGCAACGTCCGTGACCAGGTCTTTACCCTGTTCGACGTACTCGGTCTCGACAAGGCGCTCGGTGCCGGTTCGTTCAGCGATCTGGACGCCGACACCGCCAAGGAGATGATCTCCGAGATGGCGCGCCTGGCCGAGGGCCCGGTCGCCGAATCGTTCGCCGACGGCGATCGCAACCCGCCGGTGTTCGACCCCAAGACTCACACCGTCAAGCTGCCCGAGTCCTTCAAGAAGTCGGTCAAGGTGACCATCGAGGGCGGCTGGAACAAGGTCAGCCTCGACGAGGAACTCGGCGGCGTGCCCGCCCCCAAGGCGCTGCTGTGGGCACTCAACGAGCACATCCTGGGCGCCAACCCGGCCGTGTGGATGTACGCCGGCGGTTCGGCGTTCGCGCAGATCTTCGCGCACAACGGCACCGAAGAGCAGAAGAAGTGGGCCGTCATCGCCGCTGAGCGCGACTGGGGCGCCACCATGGTGCTGACCGAGCCCGACGCGGGCTCCGACGTCGGCGCCGGACGCACCAAGGCCGTCAAGCAGGAGGACGGCTCCTGGCACATCGACGGTGTGAAGCGCTTCATCACCTCCGCCGAGGCCGATGACATGTTCGAGAACATCTTCCACCTGGTCCTGGCCCGCCCCGAGGGCGCCGGCCCCGGCACCAAGGGTCTGTCGCTGTTCTTCGTGCCGAAGTACCACTTCGACTTCGAGACCGGCGAGCTGGGCGAGCGCAACGGCGTCTACGTGACCAACGTCGAGCACAAGATGGGCCTGAAGGTTTCGGCCACCTGTGAGCTGACCTTCGGCCAGCACGACAAGCCCGCCGTCGGCTGGCTCGTCGGCGAGGTGCACAACGGCATCGCGCAGATGTTCGACGTCATCGAACAAGCCCGCATGATGGTCGGCACCAAGGCCATCGCCACCCTGTCGACCGGTTACCTCAACGCTCTGGAGTACGCCAAGGAGCGCGTGCAGGGTGCCGATCTGACCCAGATGACCGACAAGACCGCGCCGCGCGTGACCATCACGCACCACCCGGACGTGCGTCGTTCGCTGATGACCCAGAAGTCCTACGCCGAGGGCATGCGCGCGCTGTACCTGTACACCGCCACCTTCCAGGACGACGAGGTGGCCCAGGCGCTGCACGGTGTGGACGCGGACCTGGCACTGCGGGTCAACGACCTGCTGCTCCCGATCGTCAAGGGTTACGGCTCCGAGCAGGCCTACGCCAAGCTCACCGAGTCGCTGCAGACCTTCGGTGGTTCCGGCTTCCTGCAGGACTACCCGATCGAGCAGTACATCCGCGACGCCAAGATCGACTCGCTCTACGAAGGCACCACCGCCATCCAGGCGCAGGACTTCTTCTTCCGCAAGATCATCCGCGACAAGGGCCAGGCGCTGTCCTACGTGGCCGGCCAGATCGACACGTTCATCAAGAACGAGTCGGGCAACGGTCGCCTGAAGGCCGAGCGTGCGCTGCTGGCCACCGCCCTGGAGGACGTGCAGGGCATGGCCGCCACCCTGACCGGCTACCTGATGGCCGCGCAGGAAGATGCCGCGAGCATCTACAAGGTGGGCCTGGGTTCGGTGCGCTTCCTGCTCTCGGTCGGCGATCTGATGGTCGGCTGGCTGCTGCAGCGTGAGGCCGCCGTCGCCATCGAGCGCCTCGACGCCGGTGCCACCGGCGAGGAGAAGGCCTTCCTCGACGGCAAGGTCGCGGCCGCGTCGTTCTTCGCGAAGAACTTCCTGCCGCTGCTGACCAGCACCCGCACCGTCCTCGACGGTATCGACAACGAGGTCATGGAGCTGTCCGAAGCCTCCTTCTGA
- a CDS encoding dihydrodipicolinate reductase — protein MRRVVVWGTGNMGSTAIRSTVAFPGLELAGVITSSADKAGRDAASFAGLPDSTGVLATTDVDDALTGADAVAYMASGDIRPEEAIADIERALKAGAHVVTPSLYSLYDPRSAPPEWVARLTSAAEAGGVSLLVSGVDPGWGNDALAVLAAGLCTRIKTIRCQEIFDYSTYNQPHSVKVLCGFGGPMDETPMMLLPSIPTMVWGGNVRLIGRGLGLEIDEITEDVQRLALTEDVDTVMGTFEKGTQGAFRLKVIGWAGGQQRVVIEHITRIHPSVAPEWPAPDQGAGDHRVIIDGDPELTIVVRADVPGGTRADGGNTTAANRLLGAIEWLATQPAGIYDGLDVPIHPSLPLEVEATRWA, from the coding sequence ATGAGGCGTGTGGTGGTATGGGGAACGGGCAATATGGGCTCGACGGCGATCCGCTCGACGGTCGCCTTCCCGGGTCTTGAGCTGGCCGGCGTCATCACCTCGTCCGCCGACAAGGCCGGCCGCGACGCCGCCTCGTTTGCCGGACTTCCGGACTCCACCGGCGTGCTGGCCACCACCGATGTCGACGACGCCCTGACCGGGGCCGACGCGGTGGCCTATATGGCCTCCGGCGATATCCGGCCCGAGGAGGCGATCGCCGATATCGAGCGCGCGCTCAAGGCCGGCGCGCATGTAGTGACGCCGTCGCTTTACTCGCTCTACGACCCGCGCTCGGCGCCACCGGAGTGGGTGGCCCGGCTCACCTCGGCAGCCGAAGCGGGCGGGGTGTCCCTTCTGGTCAGTGGCGTCGACCCGGGCTGGGGCAACGACGCGCTCGCGGTGCTCGCGGCGGGTTTGTGTACCCGCATCAAGACCATCCGTTGCCAGGAGATCTTCGACTACTCCACCTACAACCAGCCGCATTCGGTGAAGGTGCTCTGCGGTTTCGGCGGGCCGATGGACGAGACACCGATGATGCTGTTGCCGTCCATCCCGACCATGGTGTGGGGCGGTAACGTCCGCCTGATCGGGCGAGGGCTCGGCCTGGAGATCGACGAGATCACCGAGGACGTCCAGCGTCTGGCGCTCACCGAGGATGTCGACACCGTGATGGGCACCTTCGAGAAGGGCACCCAGGGAGCGTTTCGGCTCAAGGTGATCGGCTGGGCCGGCGGACAGCAGCGGGTGGTCATCGAACACATCACCCGGATCCATCCGTCCGTCGCACCGGAGTGGCCGGCTCCCGATCAGGGCGCCGGCGATCACCGGGTGATCATCGACGGCGATCCGGAGTTGACCATCGTCGTGCGGGCCGACGTACCGGGTGGCACCCGGGCCGACGGCGGCAACACCACGGCGGCCAACCGTCTGCTGGGGGCCATCGAATGGCTGGCCACCCAGCCCGCCGGGATCTACGACGGGCTGGATGTGCCGATCCATCCTTCGCTGCCACTCGAGGTGGAAGCGACGCGCTGGGCCTAG
- a CDS encoding RND family transporter, whose amino-acid sequence MRRLADFVVRMPWAVVGLWVALAVVLPLTFPSLNEMAQKHPLAMLPADAPSSVAAKQMTEAFHEPGGDDLLLVVLTDERGLGPAHEATYRKLVDALRDDQQDVVMLQDFVGTPALRSFLTSKDGKSWVLPVGLAGALGTPQSYAAFTRVAEIVKQNTAGSPLEVHLTGPAATVADLTVAGQRDRLPIEIAIAVLVLLVLLVVYRNPVTMLLPLTGIGISLVIAQSLVAGLSQLTGLGVSNQAIILLSAIIAGAGTDYAVFLISRYHDYVRMGESSEDAVRHALGSVGKVITASAATIGLTFVGISFARMGVFSTVGVSSAIGIGVAFLAALTLLPAILAIVGPRGWVTPRRELTTRMWRRSGIRIVRRPRLHLVASLLVLMLLASCVGLAKYNYDDRKAVQASDPSSVGYAALERHFDLNQSVPSYVLVRSPHDLRTPQSLADLEQMAERITQVPDISMVSGITRPLGVVPQEFRATYQAGLVGDRLGTGADMITQNMTDLNRLSKGAGTLATGLGDVRGQVNQIAGTIQQMVNAFSSMRDQNGGDKLVRNVEVGAKLVDSINQLGSSMGISVTAAKDMFAWVGPVLTALQGNVTCDLDASCSETRAHFSRLAQARQDGTLDEINKLAGQLQSMQDRQSLNTSLNQLGTAFTNLTKLMKTLGLDSPAGAQATLGKLRQQADRSATGSREVATGVNEVVDQIQLMRSGLDQASAFLLSMKQNAAGPAMAGFNIPPEVLQLPDFKAAAKMFISPDGHSVRYLVLTKLDPFSVAAMDQVNAISDAAKGAQPNTSLADASISMGGYPAALSDTRDYYQMDIRFIIAVTIIVVLLTLMLLLRSVIAPLYLVGSVVISFFAALGIGVLVFQYGFGQQLHWTVPPLAFVVLVAVGADYNLLFASRLRDESPHGTRYGIIRTLSSTGGVITAAGLIFAASMWGLLFSSIGTVVQGGFVIGAGILLDTFLVRTITVPAIATLVGKANWWPSRPKSQGSSQA is encoded by the coding sequence GTGCGCCGACTAGCTGATTTTGTCGTGCGAATGCCCTGGGCGGTGGTCGGCCTGTGGGTTGCCTTGGCGGTGGTGCTGCCGCTGACGTTCCCGAGCCTGAACGAGATGGCTCAGAAACACCCGCTGGCCATGCTGCCGGCCGATGCGCCGTCCAGCGTCGCCGCCAAGCAGATGACCGAGGCGTTCCACGAGCCCGGCGGCGATGACCTTCTGTTGGTGGTCCTGACCGATGAGCGTGGGCTCGGTCCGGCCCATGAGGCCACCTACCGCAAATTGGTCGACGCGCTGCGCGATGACCAGCAAGACGTGGTGATGCTGCAGGATTTCGTCGGGACGCCCGCCCTGCGGTCGTTCCTGACGAGTAAGGACGGCAAGTCCTGGGTCCTGCCGGTGGGTCTTGCGGGTGCGTTGGGCACCCCGCAGTCCTATGCCGCCTTCACCCGGGTGGCCGAGATCGTCAAACAGAACACCGCGGGAAGCCCGCTGGAGGTCCACCTCACCGGCCCGGCGGCCACCGTCGCCGACCTGACTGTCGCGGGGCAGCGCGACCGTCTGCCGATCGAGATCGCGATCGCCGTCCTGGTGCTCCTGGTGCTGCTGGTGGTGTACCGCAATCCGGTCACCATGCTGCTGCCGTTGACCGGTATCGGGATCTCTCTCGTGATCGCGCAGTCCCTGGTGGCCGGCTTGTCGCAGCTGACCGGCCTGGGGGTGTCCAACCAGGCCATCATTCTGCTCAGCGCGATCATCGCGGGTGCCGGCACGGACTACGCGGTCTTCCTGATCAGTCGCTACCACGACTACGTGCGAATGGGCGAGAGCTCCGAGGACGCGGTCCGGCATGCCCTGGGTTCGGTGGGGAAGGTGATCACGGCGTCGGCGGCGACCATCGGACTCACCTTCGTCGGGATCAGTTTCGCCCGGATGGGAGTGTTCTCCACGGTCGGTGTGTCCTCCGCGATCGGGATCGGGGTGGCCTTCCTGGCCGCCCTGACACTGCTGCCGGCCATCCTCGCCATCGTCGGGCCACGGGGCTGGGTCACGCCGCGGCGCGAGCTGACCACGCGGATGTGGCGCCGGTCCGGGATTCGCATCGTGCGCCGCCCGCGACTGCACCTGGTGGCCAGTCTGCTGGTGCTGATGCTGCTGGCCAGCTGTGTCGGTCTGGCGAAGTACAACTACGACGACCGCAAAGCGGTACAGGCGTCGGACCCGAGTTCGGTCGGGTATGCAGCGCTGGAACGCCATTTCGACCTCAACCAGTCGGTTCCGTCCTATGTCTTGGTCCGGTCGCCGCACGATCTGCGTACCCCGCAGTCCCTCGCGGACCTGGAGCAGATGGCCGAACGCATCACCCAGGTGCCCGATATCTCGATGGTCAGCGGTATCACCCGGCCGCTCGGCGTGGTGCCGCAGGAGTTCCGGGCCACCTACCAAGCCGGACTGGTCGGTGATCGACTGGGTACCGGCGCCGACATGATCACCCAGAACATGACCGACCTCAATCGGCTGTCGAAGGGGGCGGGCACCCTGGCGACCGGCCTCGGCGATGTCCGCGGTCAGGTCAACCAGATCGCCGGGACCATCCAGCAGATGGTCAACGCCTTCTCGTCGATGCGCGACCAGAACGGCGGCGACAAGCTGGTCCGCAACGTCGAAGTCGGCGCCAAGCTGGTCGACAGCATCAACCAGCTCGGCAGTTCGATGGGCATCAGCGTCACGGCTGCCAAGGACATGTTCGCCTGGGTGGGGCCGGTGCTGACGGCACTGCAGGGCAATGTGACCTGCGATCTGGACGCCTCGTGCAGTGAGACCCGTGCGCACTTCTCCCGGCTGGCCCAGGCACGCCAGGACGGCACCCTGGATGAGATCAATAAGCTTGCGGGACAACTACAGTCGATGCAAGACAGGCAATCGCTGAATACCTCGCTGAATCAGCTGGGCACCGCCTTCACCAACCTCACCAAGCTGATGAAGACGTTGGGTCTGGACTCGCCCGCCGGGGCGCAGGCGACTTTGGGCAAGCTTCGGCAACAGGCCGACCGTTCGGCGACCGGCAGCCGTGAGGTGGCGACCGGGGTGAACGAGGTGGTCGACCAGATCCAGCTCATGCGCAGCGGTCTGGACCAGGCGTCGGCGTTCCTGCTGTCGATGAAGCAGAACGCGGCGGGCCCCGCGATGGCGGGATTCAACATCCCGCCCGAGGTGCTGCAGCTGCCGGACTTCAAGGCCGCCGCCAAGATGTTCATCTCGCCGGACGGGCACTCGGTGCGCTACCTGGTGCTCACCAAACTCGATCCGTTCAGTGTCGCGGCGATGGATCAGGTCAACGCGATCAGTGACGCGGCCAAGGGCGCTCAGCCGAACACCAGCCTGGCCGACGCGTCGATCTCGATGGGCGGATACCCGGCCGCGCTGAGCGACACCCGCGACTACTACCAAATGGACATCCGGTTCATCATCGCCGTCACCATCATCGTGGTGCTGCTGACGTTGATGCTGCTGCTCCGTTCGGTCATCGCACCGCTGTATCTGGTGGGGTCCGTGGTGATTTCGTTCTTCGCGGCGCTCGGTATCGGTGTGCTGGTGTTCCAGTACGGCTTCGGTCAGCAGTTGCACTGGACCGTGCCACCGTTGGCCTTCGTGGTGTTGGTCGCGGTGGGGGCGGACTACAACCTGCTCTTCGCGTCCCGACTGCGCGACGAGTCTCCGCACGGCACGCGGTACGGCATCATCCGGACGCTGTCATCGACGGGCGGTGTGATCACGGCGGCGGGCCTGATCTTCGCGGCCTCGATGTGGGGTCTGCTGTTCTCCAGCATCGGTACCGTGGTGCAAGGCGGGTTCGTCATCGGTGCCGGAATCCTGCTGGACACATTCCTGGTCCGGACCATCACCGTGCCGGCCATCGCTACGCTGGTCGGCAAGGCGAACTGGTGGCCATCTCGACCGAAATCGCAGGGGAGCAGTCAGGCATGA